In Pedobacter sp. W3I1, one DNA window encodes the following:
- a CDS encoding Rieske 2Fe-2S domain-containing protein → MKWFKALNSNQIPRPDTIKTIEVAGKQICLINNEDKITATQSHCPHAGGHFSGGWCKNGHVVCPIHRYEYSLATGRGAEGQGDYINIYPTELREDGLYIGFEESWWSKLWG, encoded by the coding sequence ATGAAGTGGTTTAAGGCACTAAATAGTAATCAAATTCCTCGCCCTGATACAATTAAAACGATTGAAGTTGCAGGAAAACAAATTTGTTTGATTAACAATGAAGACAAAATTACTGCAACCCAATCCCATTGCCCGCATGCCGGGGGTCATTTTAGTGGTGGCTGGTGTAAAAACGGACACGTTGTTTGCCCAATCCATCGATATGAGTACAGTTTAGCTACAGGAAGGGGCGCAGAAGGGCAGGGTGATTACATCAACATCTACCCAACCGAATTACGTGAAGATGGCTTGTATATTGGTTTCGAAGAAAGTTGGTGGAGTAAACTTTGGGGATGA
- a CDS encoding OmpA family protein, with protein sequence MEPNAVYEYLVKNSINAKKLTFKGFGASKPIADNKSESGRKNNRRTSFVITKI encoded by the coding sequence ATCGAGCCCAATGCAGTTTATGAATACCTGGTCAAAAATAGTATCAACGCTAAAAAGCTTACTTTTAAAGGCTTTGGAGCGAGTAAACCTATTGCTGATAATAAATCTGAATCAGGTAGAAAAAACAATAGAAGAACCTCATTTGTAATTACTAAAATATAG
- a CDS encoding MATE family efflux transporter, whose protein sequence is MSQSTKTQGKLSSFFDILVQSLKGHEVDLTSISIKRAIILLAIPMMLEMAMESVFALVDLYFVGHLENSSHAIQTVGLTESVLTIIYSLAIGLSMAATAVVARRIGEKNPEAASKAGMQTIVIAVFINIIISILGLIYARDILLLMGASTETAEQGVPFVRIMMGGSIIIVLLFLINGIFRGAGNAAIAMRSLWIANIANIILCPIFINGLGPIPAFGLTGAAIATTIGRGLGVTYQIYNLFSGKNILKIRISHFLPDFAQIKAIVKIAAPAIFQFVIASCSWVFLAELVATTGGDTGSAGYQTALRLMMFFMLPAWGLSNAAATLVGQNLGAGHIDRAEKSVFQTLKYIIIFMAVVSMLFLTCGHLFAAFFTSDEKVIAVASKALKILSVGFVIYGAAMVFSSAFNGAGDTWTPTKINIFAFWLFQIPLAYFLAKFLEMGPTGVFIAIPTAEAGIAVAAYILFKKGKWKKIKV, encoded by the coding sequence ATGTCACAGTCCACAAAGACGCAGGGCAAACTTTCGTCTTTTTTTGATATCCTCGTTCAATCTTTAAAAGGTCATGAGGTTGATTTAACTTCAATTAGTATTAAACGCGCAATCATTTTATTGGCAATTCCAATGATGCTAGAAATGGCTATGGAGTCGGTTTTTGCTTTGGTTGATTTATATTTTGTTGGCCACCTGGAAAATAGTAGCCATGCCATACAAACCGTTGGTTTAACGGAATCTGTGTTAACCATCATCTACTCATTAGCCATTGGGTTGAGTATGGCTGCAACCGCGGTGGTTGCACGGAGAATTGGCGAGAAAAATCCAGAAGCGGCATCAAAAGCCGGAATGCAAACCATAGTGATCGCTGTTTTCATCAACATTATAATCAGTATCCTGGGGTTAATTTATGCCAGAGACATTCTATTGCTCATGGGTGCTTCAACCGAAACTGCTGAGCAAGGTGTTCCATTCGTTCGCATTATGATGGGTGGTAGTATTATTATTGTACTTTTATTCTTAATTAACGGGATTTTTCGGGGTGCTGGTAACGCTGCAATCGCCATGCGGAGTTTATGGATCGCCAATATTGCGAACATCATCCTCTGCCCTATTTTTATCAATGGTTTAGGCCCTATACCTGCATTTGGGTTAACGGGCGCTGCAATTGCTACTACAATTGGTCGTGGTTTGGGTGTTACTTATCAGATTTATAATCTGTTTAGCGGTAAAAATATATTAAAAATCCGCATTAGTCATTTCTTGCCTGATTTTGCCCAGATTAAAGCTATCGTTAAGATTGCAGCTCCAGCTATTTTTCAATTTGTAATTGCAAGCTGTAGCTGGGTGTTTTTAGCAGAACTGGTTGCCACTACAGGTGGTGATACGGGATCGGCGGGTTACCAAACTGCATTACGACTGATGATGTTTTTCATGTTACCCGCCTGGGGCTTAAGTAATGCGGCAGCTACATTGGTTGGCCAGAATTTGGGAGCGGGCCATATAGATCGCGCTGAAAAATCGGTATTTCAGACCTTAAAATATATTATTATTTTCATGGCTGTAGTAAGTATGCTGTTCTTAACTTGTGGCCATTTATTCGCGGCATTTTTTACTTCAGATGAAAAAGTAATTGCCGTTGCAAGTAAAGCTTTAAAAATTTTAAGCGTTGGTTTTGTGATTTATGGAGCTGCAATGGTATTCAGTAGTGCATTTAACGGTGCTGGTGATACCTGGACACCCACAAAAATTAATATTTTTGCCTTTTGGTTGTTTCAGATTCCACTAGCTTATTTTTTAGCTAAGTTTTTAGAAATGGGACCAACAGGTGTTTTTATTGCCATTCCAACGGCTGAAGCGGGAATTGCAGTAGCAGCCTATATCTTGTTTAAAAAGGGTAAGTGGAAAAAAATTAAGGTTTAA
- a CDS encoding PIN domain-containing protein, which produces MKIFLDANVLVSVLNKEYPLFTYSSRILSLASHPKFEIYTSPLCLSIAFYFAGKKHKSQLAKQKIDLLCQHIKIAENSSQSVLDTLSNKLIHDFEDGLEYYAAKSVNCKCIITEDIEDFYFSEVEVLNCQEFFRRYLLN; this is translated from the coding sequence ATGAAGATATTTTTAGATGCCAATGTCCTCGTTTCTGTTTTGAATAAGGAATATCCGTTATTTACCTATTCGTCGAGGATTTTGAGTTTGGCATCGCATCCGAAATTTGAAATATATACTTCTCCACTTTGTTTGTCCATTGCTTTCTACTTTGCCGGAAAGAAACATAAATCTCAATTAGCCAAGCAGAAAATCGATTTGCTTTGCCAACATATTAAGATTGCTGAAAATTCATCACAAAGCGTTTTGGACACCTTGTCAAATAAATTGATCCACGATTTTGAAGATGGTTTAGAATATTACGCTGCCAAATCTGTTAATTGTAAATGTATTATCACAGAAGATATTGAAGATTTTTATTTCTCAGAAGTTGAAGTTTTAAACTGTCAAGAATTCTTTAGAAGATATTTGTTAAATTGA
- a CDS encoding thioesterase family protein, whose product MEKNQYSIFESELRVRPDDIDMFNHVHNSKYLDYVLAARYEQMDKFYGMPWEHFTKQGLGWVVSHVDINFKRPLLMNDLMLIRTGILTINDKGCAVQFEIINQKTGKVASDGIFDYVLIDLNTGRGTKVSEEMIKAYSI is encoded by the coding sequence TTGGAAAAAAATCAATATAGCATTTTCGAAAGCGAATTACGTGTCCGTCCTGATGACATCGATATGTTTAACCATGTACATAACAGTAAATACCTGGATTATGTACTGGCAGCCCGCTACGAGCAAATGGATAAATTTTACGGTATGCCCTGGGAACATTTTACCAAACAAGGCTTGGGTTGGGTTGTAAGCCATGTAGATATTAATTTCAAACGTCCGCTGTTGATGAACGATTTAATGTTGATCAGAACAGGTATCTTAACCATTAACGATAAAGGTTGCGCTGTTCAGTTCGAAATTATCAACCAAAAAACGGGTAAAGTAGCATCAGATGGCATTTTTGATTACGTATTAATTGATCTGAATACAGGTCGTGGAACTAAGGTTTCAGAAGAAATGATTAAAGCCTACAGTATTTAA
- the lepA gene encoding translation elongation factor 4, with translation MKHIRNFCIIAHIDHGKSTLADRLLEYTETISKREAQAQLLDNMDLERERGITIKSHAIQMNYKVGDIEYNFNLIDTPGHVDFSYEVSRSIAACEGALLIVDASQGIQAQTISNLYLALEHDLEIIPILNKMDLPGAMPEEVKDQIIDLIGCKREEIIPASGKTGMGIPDIIQAIVDRVPAPVGDPEAPLQALIFDSVFNSFRGIIAYYKVVNGEIKKGDKVKFINTGKEYLADEVGILKLDMSPRNVVKTGDVGYIISGIKEAREVKVGDTITTVARPSLDSIQGFEEVKPMVFAGIYPVDTDEFEELREAMHKLQLNDASIVFEPESSAALGFGFRCGFLGMLHMEIIQERLEREFDMTVITTVPNVSYIAHTTKGDEFIVNNPSDLPDPSKLDSVEEPYIKANIITKADFVGPIMSLCIQKRGAITNQSYLTSDRVELVFEMPMAEIVFDFYDRLKTLSKGYASFDYHQIGYRKSDLVRLDLLLNDEPVDALSSLIHRSNAYDFGKKICEKLRELIPRQQFEIKIQASIGAKVIARETLSALRKDVTAKCYGGDISRKRKLLEKQKKGKKRMRQVGNVEIPQTAFMAVLKLD, from the coding sequence ATGAAGCATATACGTAATTTTTGCATTATTGCACATATTGACCATGGCAAGAGCACCCTGGCTGATAGGTTATTAGAATATACCGAGACAATTTCTAAGCGTGAAGCGCAGGCACAATTGCTCGACAACATGGATTTAGAGCGTGAGAGAGGCATAACGATTAAAAGTCATGCCATACAAATGAACTATAAAGTTGGTGATATTGAATACAATTTTAACCTGATTGATACACCTGGACACGTAGATTTCTCGTACGAGGTTTCTCGTTCTATTGCTGCCTGCGAAGGCGCTTTGCTTATTGTTGATGCTTCGCAAGGGATTCAGGCCCAGACTATTTCCAATTTATATTTGGCTTTAGAGCACGACCTTGAAATTATCCCGATTTTAAATAAAATGGATTTACCTGGGGCTATGCCTGAGGAAGTTAAAGATCAGATTATTGATTTAATTGGCTGTAAACGCGAAGAGATTATTCCAGCATCGGGTAAAACCGGAATGGGAATTCCTGATATTATCCAGGCGATTGTTGATCGTGTGCCAGCTCCTGTTGGCGACCCGGAAGCACCGCTGCAAGCATTGATTTTCGATTCTGTTTTTAATTCATTCAGAGGGATTATTGCTTATTATAAAGTGGTAAACGGCGAAATTAAAAAAGGCGATAAAGTGAAGTTTATCAATACTGGCAAAGAATATCTGGCTGATGAGGTTGGTATTCTAAAACTGGATATGTCGCCACGTAATGTGGTTAAAACTGGCGATGTGGGTTACATTATTTCTGGTATTAAAGAAGCCAGAGAGGTAAAAGTTGGAGATACGATTACCACTGTGGCCAGGCCGTCGTTAGATTCGATTCAAGGTTTCGAAGAGGTTAAACCAATGGTTTTTGCTGGGATTTACCCTGTAGATACTGATGAGTTTGAAGAATTACGTGAGGCGATGCACAAGTTGCAACTGAACGATGCTTCTATCGTTTTCGAGCCAGAAAGTTCTGCAGCACTTGGTTTTGGTTTCCGTTGCGGTTTCTTAGGAATGTTGCACATGGAGATTATCCAGGAGCGTTTAGAGCGCGAATTCGATATGACGGTAATTACAACGGTTCCCAACGTATCATACATTGCGCACACCACAAAAGGTGATGAGTTTATTGTAAATAATCCATCTGATTTGCCAGATCCAAGTAAACTGGACTCGGTTGAAGAACCTTACATTAAAGCAAATATTATTACTAAAGCTGACTTTGTTGGTCCAATAATGTCGCTTTGTATCCAGAAACGAGGAGCGATTACTAATCAATCATATCTAACATCAGACAGGGTTGAATTGGTTTTCGAAATGCCAATGGCCGAAATTGTATTCGACTTTTATGACAGGTTAAAAACACTTTCTAAAGGATACGCGTCGTTTGATTATCACCAAATTGGTTACCGTAAATCTGATTTAGTGCGATTAGATTTATTGTTAAACGATGAGCCTGTTGATGCGTTATCTTCATTAATCCATAGAAGCAACGCTTACGATTTTGGAAAGAAAATTTGCGAGAAATTAAGGGAATTGATTCCTCGTCAACAATTCGAAATTAAAATACAAGCATCAATTGGTGCTAAGGTTATTGCCCGCGAAACACTGAGTGCTTTACGTAAAGATGTAACAGCTAAATGTTATGGTGGTGATATTTCCCGTAAACGTAAGTTATTGGAAAAACAGAAAAAAGGTAAAAAACGTATGCGTCAGGTGGGTAATGTAGAAATTCCGCAAACGGCGTTTATGGCAGTTTTGAAATTAGATTAA
- a CDS encoding DUF6364 family protein translates to MDTKLTLSFNQDVVAKAKKYAADNNISLSRLIEHLLTQVTAKEYKSLEDFPISDWVSMVAEGEVEYKKTQKPTRKGSKNEYFSSKK, encoded by the coding sequence ATGGATACTAAATTAACTTTAAGCTTTAATCAGGATGTTGTAGCAAAAGCAAAAAAGTATGCTGCCGATAACAACATTAGCTTATCCCGTTTAATAGAGCATTTATTAACCCAGGTAACGGCTAAAGAGTACAAATCTTTAGAAGACTTTCCCATTTCTGATTGGGTGAGCATGGTTGCTGAGGGCGAAGTAGAGTATAAAAAAACGCAAAAACCAACACGTAAGGGTTCAAAAAACGAGTATTTTTCTTCTAAAAAGTAA
- the fabF gene encoding beta-ketoacyl-ACP synthase II produces the protein MKRVVVTGLGAITPLGNTVEQFWQQILAGKSGIGPITKFDASKFKTRFAGEVKDFNPEEYLEKKEIKKYDLFTQYAIGSSDQAIKDAGLDFTAMTDDQLAEVGVIWATGNGGISTFETQLEEFHAGDGTPRFNPYFIPKMIVDIAAGAISIRHKLRGPNYCTVSACASSNTAIINAFDTIRLGKASVMIAGGSEAALTKSSVGGFNAAQALSKNNDDPQGASKPFDADRDGFVMSEGAGALVLEDLEHALQRGAHIYAEIIGGGMAADAYHLTGTPPDGIGAALGMTKALKDAGITADKIDYINAHATSTGLGDLSELQAINTVFKGLPVVIGATKSMTGHLLGAAGAVESVISILSIRDNVVPPTINTKNLDENIPKGLNFVLGKSIKKEINYVLNNTFGFGGHTASTIFKKYEA, from the coding sequence ATGAAAAGAGTAGTAGTAACAGGTTTAGGTGCAATAACACCGCTTGGTAATACCGTTGAGCAATTTTGGCAACAGATATTAGCAGGAAAAAGTGGCATTGGCCCCATTACAAAATTTGATGCCAGTAAATTCAAAACCCGCTTTGCGGGTGAGGTAAAGGATTTTAATCCTGAGGAATACCTGGAGAAAAAAGAAATTAAAAAGTACGACCTTTTTACCCAATATGCAATCGGCTCGAGCGATCAGGCGATAAAAGATGCAGGATTAGATTTTACAGCAATGACCGATGATCAATTGGCTGAAGTTGGCGTAATCTGGGCAACCGGAAATGGTGGGATCAGTACTTTCGAAACGCAGTTGGAAGAATTTCATGCAGGCGATGGAACACCAAGATTTAACCCTTATTTCATTCCAAAAATGATTGTTGATATCGCTGCAGGAGCCATTTCGATTCGTCATAAATTACGTGGTCCGAATTATTGTACAGTGTCGGCTTGTGCATCGTCAAATACCGCAATTATCAATGCTTTCGATACCATTCGTTTAGGAAAAGCGAGTGTAATGATTGCTGGTGGTTCTGAAGCTGCGTTGACCAAGTCATCTGTTGGTGGCTTTAATGCCGCTCAGGCTTTATCAAAAAATAACGACGATCCTCAGGGCGCTTCTAAACCCTTTGATGCCGACAGAGATGGCTTTGTAATGAGCGAAGGTGCCGGAGCATTGGTGTTAGAAGATTTAGAGCATGCTTTACAACGTGGTGCCCACATTTATGCCGAGATTATTGGTGGTGGAATGGCTGCTGATGCATATCATTTAACTGGCACGCCTCCTGATGGGATTGGTGCGGCTTTGGGTATGACAAAAGCTTTAAAAGATGCTGGAATTACTGCCGATAAAATCGATTATATTAATGCACACGCCACTTCAACTGGATTGGGCGATTTAAGTGAATTACAGGCGATTAATACTGTTTTTAAAGGGCTGCCGGTTGTGATTGGTGCAACAAAATCAATGACAGGCCATTTACTTGGTGCTGCAGGAGCTGTTGAAAGTGTAATCAGCATTTTATCAATCAGAGATAACGTGGTGCCGCCTACAATTAATACTAAGAATCTGGATGAAAATATTCCTAAGGGATTGAATTTTGTGTTAGGCAAAAGTATTAAAAAAGAGATTAACTATGTTTTAAATAACACATTTGGTTTCGGCGGACATACTGCCAGTACTATTTTTAAAAAGTATGAGGCTTAG
- a CDS encoding 7-carboxy-7-deazaguanine synthase QueE gives MKQEIPEDGTLLPLMEEFYTIQGEGFNTGKAAYFIRLGGCDVGCHWCDVKESWDAEMHPLTPSDVIVENADKFPGKAVVITGGEPLIYNLDYLTNKLKERGILTFIETSGAYPLSGNWDWICLSPKKFKAPRPDITPFAHELKVIVFNKSDFKWAEEYAAMVSPTCKLYLQPEWSKSKEITPLIIEYVMANPKWEISLQTHKFLNIP, from the coding sequence ATGAAACAAGAAATACCAGAAGACGGCACATTACTTCCTTTAATGGAAGAATTTTATACTATACAGGGCGAAGGGTTTAATACTGGTAAAGCAGCTTATTTCATCCGTTTAGGGGGCTGCGATGTAGGTTGCCATTGGTGCGATGTTAAAGAAAGCTGGGACGCAGAAATGCATCCACTTACCCCGTCAGATGTGATTGTCGAAAATGCTGATAAATTTCCAGGTAAAGCTGTTGTAATTACCGGTGGCGAGCCCTTGATTTATAACCTGGATTATTTAACCAATAAATTAAAAGAAAGAGGTATTCTTACCTTTATCGAAACATCTGGTGCCTACCCACTTTCTGGAAATTGGGATTGGATCTGTTTATCTCCAAAGAAGTTTAAAGCGCCAAGACCAGATATTACACCATTCGCACACGAATTAAAGGTGATCGTTTTTAATAAAAGTGATTTTAAATGGGCTGAAGAATATGCCGCAATGGTATCCCCTACCTGTAAACTATATCTTCAGCCAGAATGGTCTAAATCAAAAGAAATTACACCATTAATTATTGAGTATGTAATGGCTAACCCTAAATGGGAGATTTCTTTGCAAACACACAAATTTTTAAATATTCCTTAA
- a CDS encoding bifunctional 5,10-methylenetetrahydrofolate dehydrogenase/5,10-methenyltetrahydrofolate cyclohydrolase produces the protein MSNANSKSPSGDLGVLLDGKYVSEKVKVQIAEEAAEFLNKSGRKPHLVAILVGNDGGSETYVASKMKNCEKVGFKSSLHRYDNSVTEAELLAKIEEINQDDDVDGLIVQLPLPKHIDPEKVTEKIDHRKDVDGFHPVNLGRMMRNLPCFIPATPYGILLMLQEYNIDTTGMHCVVVGRSNIVGSPMSILMARNTNPGNCTVTLTHSRTKDLKEQVLQADIVIAAIGKKNFITADMVKPGAIIIDVGINRETSAETKSGFKLYGDVDFENVAPKASYITPVPGGVGLMTIVGLLKNTLASARKEIYS, from the coding sequence ATGAGCAATGCAAATTCAAAGTCCCCTTCAGGGGATTTAGGGGTATTATTAGACGGTAAATACGTATCAGAAAAGGTTAAAGTTCAAATTGCAGAAGAAGCTGCTGAATTTTTAAATAAAAGTGGTCGCAAGCCACACCTGGTTGCCATTTTAGTGGGTAACGATGGCGGAAGCGAAACCTATGTGGCTAGTAAGATGAAAAACTGCGAAAAAGTTGGTTTTAAATCATCATTACATAGATATGATAACTCGGTAACTGAAGCTGAGTTATTGGCGAAAATTGAAGAAATTAATCAGGATGATGATGTGGACGGATTAATTGTTCAGTTACCCTTGCCTAAACATATTGATCCGGAGAAAGTAACTGAAAAGATCGATCATCGTAAAGATGTAGATGGTTTCCACCCAGTAAATTTGGGCCGGATGATGCGTAACCTACCTTGCTTTATTCCGGCAACACCTTATGGTATTTTATTGATGTTGCAAGAATATAATATCGACACTACAGGAATGCACTGTGTTGTTGTTGGTCGTAGTAACATTGTGGGTAGCCCAATGAGTATTTTGATGGCCCGTAACACAAACCCAGGCAACTGTACTGTAACGCTTACACACTCACGCACCAAAGATCTAAAAGAGCAGGTTCTCCAGGCTGATATTGTGATTGCAGCTATTGGTAAAAAGAATTTTATTACTGCCGATATGGTAAAACCTGGCGCTATTATTATTGACGTAGGTATTAACCGTGAAACTTCTGCTGAAACCAAATCGGGCTTTAAGTTGTATGGTGATGTAGATTTCGAGAACGTGGCACCTAAGGCTTCCTATATTACGCCTGTTCCAGGTGGTGTGGGTTTAATGACCATTGTAGGTTTATTGAAAAATACATTGGCATCAGCCAGAAAAGAGATTTATTCTTAA
- a CDS encoding YceH family protein, with translation MDNVKPLPDLSAEEQRVLGALIEKSRTTPDYYPMTLNSLTAACNQKSSRNPVVNYDEETITLTLNQLKIKGLISTATGGSSRATKYKHNLAIVYPLLPSELAIICLLLLRGPLTPGEINSNSGRLYEFESIEEVLEQLQKLSDEEPAFVKQLARKAGQKEARFVHLLGEQAETTTAPESETIAVSQFDPTELENRIEKLELEIEELKELVNLLMDK, from the coding sequence ATGGACAACGTAAAACCACTACCCGATTTATCAGCAGAAGAACAACGCGTTTTAGGCGCATTAATAGAAAAAAGCCGCACCACGCCCGATTATTATCCAATGACTTTAAACAGTTTAACTGCTGCATGTAACCAAAAAAGTTCTCGAAATCCGGTTGTAAATTACGATGAGGAAACCATCACTTTAACACTAAACCAACTTAAAATAAAAGGTTTAATATCCACTGCTACAGGAGGATCAAGTCGTGCAACTAAATACAAACATAATCTGGCCATTGTTTATCCTTTATTGCCATCGGAGTTAGCTATAATCTGTCTTTTACTTTTACGCGGTCCATTAACACCCGGCGAAATTAATAGCAATTCGGGAAGATTATATGAATTTGAAAGTATAGAAGAAGTTTTGGAGCAACTTCAAAAATTATCAGACGAGGAGCCTGCATTTGTAAAGCAACTGGCTAGGAAAGCCGGTCAGAAGGAAGCCCGTTTTGTTCATCTTTTAGGCGAGCAGGCCGAAACCACCACAGCGCCTGAAAGCGAAACGATAGCCGTATCACAGTTTGATCCTACTGAATTGGAAAACAGAATAGAAAAACTAGAACTGGAAATTGAAGAATTGAAAGAACTGGTTAATTTACTAATGGATAAGTAG
- a CDS encoding OmpA family protein — translation MRFFLFLFFILCNFCVFAQGSGNKKAQTFFEKANPLIQKQDYTSAERALKSAVEADPLFQNAYIVLAGVYKTQKKYQDARMAYEKAILINKVVAPEVTYGLAETEFATQDYLKAKQHFNDFLILDSSSDRARRAKKHLLDCDFAAITIKKPVKYNPTNLGEGVNTTDAEYFPAITADGETLVFTRLLNGNEDFWTSQFKNNSWSLATPLSSKINTAKYNEGAQSISPDGKYLFFTGCNRPDGLGRCDIYVSHREGKDWGEPYNVGQPVNSEFWESQPAISPDGRTLYFISNRPGGSGGYDIWKSTITDDAKWGPAINLGPDINTAFDENTPFLHVDGKTLYFSSDGWPGFGNKDIYYSRQESDGKWQKPINMGYPINSFEDESGLVVSADGNSGLFSSNLKGGYGMQDIYSFGIPEVAKPLKVSYVKGIVRDRDTKKTIETNVQVVDLKTNKTVFDDYTDPETGQFLAVMPVGSNYLFNVNAEGYMFYSENFELKEGDINKPYQIEVYIEKIKQGGNVTLRNIFFDTNKFNLLPASIRELDLLIDFLHQNENVQIEIQGHTDNVGDDKLNEKLSLNRAQCSL, via the coding sequence ATGAGGTTTTTCCTATTCTTATTTTTTATTCTATGCAATTTTTGTGTCTTTGCTCAGGGTTCGGGCAATAAAAAAGCGCAAACCTTTTTCGAAAAAGCAAACCCATTAATTCAGAAGCAAGATTATACCTCGGCAGAACGGGCTTTAAAAAGTGCTGTTGAGGCTGATCCATTATTTCAAAATGCCTATATAGTGCTTGCTGGAGTTTACAAAACACAAAAGAAATATCAGGATGCCAGAATGGCTTACGAAAAGGCGATATTAATTAATAAAGTGGTGGCTCCGGAAGTAACTTATGGCTTGGCAGAAACAGAATTTGCTACGCAGGATTATTTAAAAGCAAAACAGCATTTTAATGATTTTTTGATACTGGATTCTTCATCTGATAGAGCAAGAAGAGCAAAAAAACACCTTTTAGACTGCGATTTTGCTGCCATCACAATAAAGAAACCTGTAAAATATAACCCAACAAATTTAGGGGAAGGTGTAAATACAACCGATGCGGAGTACTTTCCTGCGATAACTGCCGATGGCGAAACCTTGGTTTTTACCCGTTTGCTGAATGGCAATGAAGATTTCTGGACCTCTCAGTTTAAAAATAATTCATGGAGTCTTGCCACACCATTATCAAGCAAAATAAACACTGCCAAATATAATGAAGGTGCACAAAGCATTTCACCTGATGGTAAATATTTATTTTTTACGGGGTGCAACCGCCCTGATGGTTTAGGTAGATGTGATATTTATGTTTCTCACCGTGAAGGAAAAGATTGGGGCGAGCCTTATAATGTTGGTCAGCCCGTTAATTCTGAATTCTGGGAATCGCAACCTGCAATAAGCCCCGATGGACGGACATTATATTTTATCAGTAACAGACCTGGCGGATCGGGTGGTTACGATATATGGAAAAGTACCATTACCGATGATGCCAAATGGGGACCAGCCATTAATCTTGGGCCGGATATCAATACCGCTTTCGATGAGAATACCCCTTTTCTGCATGTAGACGGTAAAACTTTGTATTTTTCTTCTGATGGTTGGCCAGGTTTCGGCAATAAAGATATTTATTATAGCAGGCAGGAAAGTGATGGCAAATGGCAAAAGCCCATCAATATGGGTTATCCAATCAATTCTTTTGAAGATGAAAGTGGTTTAGTGGTAAGTGCCGATGGAAATTCAGGGCTGTTTTCATCAAATTTAAAGGGTGGTTATGGTATGCAGGACATTTACAGTTTTGGAATCCCTGAAGTAGCCAAACCGCTAAAGGTTTCTTATGTGAAGGGAATTGTAAGAGACCGGGATACTAAAAAAACGATCGAAACCAATGTTCAGGTGGTAGATTTGAAAACCAATAAAACTGTTTTTGATGATTATACTGATCCTGAGACCGGCCAATTTTTAGCTGTAATGCCTGTTGGGAGTAATTATTTATTTAATGTAAATGCTGAAGGATACATGTTTTACTCTGAAAACTTCGAGCTTAAGGAGGGGGATATTAATAAACCTTACCAGATTGAAGTTTACATTGAAAAAATAAAGCAAGGTGGAAATGTAACTTTAAGAAACATTTTCTTTGATACCAATAAGTTTAATCTTTTACCCGCATCTATCCGTGAACTGGATCTGCTTATCGACTTCTTGCATCAAAATGAAAACGTTCAGATTGAAATTCAGGGGCATACCGATAATGTTGGCGATGATAAATTAAATGAAAAGCTGTCTTTAAATCGAGCCCAATGCAGTTTATGA
- a CDS encoding DUF6526 family protein, whose amino-acid sequence MSQHYGNHKRFYPPFHFFTIPLAVLGLCFAIYCCIAIPTIITGLLVLAFFLIAIIAVMARMFALKAQDRAARAEEKLRYYILAGKALPDELRLGQILALRFASDEEFLALVDSAVIDKLSPGEIKKAIKNWRGDYNRI is encoded by the coding sequence ATGTCTCAGCATTACGGAAACCATAAAAGATTTTACCCGCCTTTCCATTTCTTCACCATACCATTGGCGGTTTTAGGCTTGTGCTTTGCAATATATTGTTGTATTGCCATACCCACTATAATTACGGGCTTGCTGGTGCTTGCATTTTTCCTGATTGCGATTATAGCAGTAATGGCAAGGATGTTTGCGCTTAAAGCACAGGACAGGGCCGCCAGGGCCGAAGAAAAGTTACGTTATTATATCCTTGCGGGTAAAGCACTCCCTGATGAACTTAGGTTGGGTCAGATTTTGGCTTTACGTTTTGCTAGTGATGAAGAATTCTTAGCCTTAGTTGATAGCGCTGTGATTGATAAATTATCTCCTGGCGAGATTAAAAAAGCCATAAAAAATTGGCGTGGAGATTATAATAGGATATAA